Proteins from one Salinispora arenicola genomic window:
- a CDS encoding GGDEF domain-containing protein — protein sequence MFHPLLDLPAALAAGLLLAAAVALASRHRLRTLRHELAALRRAALLDPLTGLANRAGLTQAWTRLAPTKPHVAVIDLDGFKPINDTHGHAAGDILLTTIAHRLHTINGVAARLGGDEFAALISHPNPTTVATRLARTIAAPVRLPNGATVRVTASIGLAPTTAGDLPAALAAADAAMLRAKTSKTGPALYDPARDDHTTADLRPGVRTRDLPTPNPWGLPVPEAIT from the coding sequence ATGTTTCATCCACTGCTCGACCTACCTGCCGCTCTCGCTGCCGGTCTGCTCCTGGCCGCCGCTGTCGCCCTGGCCTCCCGGCACCGGTTGCGGACCCTGCGCCACGAACTCGCCGCGCTGCGCCGCGCCGCCCTGCTCGATCCGCTGACCGGCCTCGCGAACCGGGCCGGACTCACCCAGGCATGGACACGCCTCGCCCCCACCAAGCCGCATGTGGCCGTGATCGACCTTGACGGCTTCAAACCCATCAACGACACCCACGGCCACGCTGCCGGCGACATCCTGCTCACCACCATCGCCCACCGCCTCCACACGATCAACGGCGTAGCAGCCCGTCTCGGCGGAGACGAATTCGCCGCCCTCATCAGCCACCCCAACCCCACCACCGTCGCCACCCGCCTCGCCCGCACGATCGCTGCCCCTGTCCGACTGCCGAACGGGGCCACGGTCCGTGTCACCGCGAGCATCGGCCTCGCCCCCACCACTGCTGGTGACCTACCCGCCGCCCTCGCCGCCGCTGACGCCGCCATGCTCCGCGCCAAAACCAGCAAAACCGGCCCCGCCCTCTACGACCCCGCCCGCGACGACCACACCACCGCCGATCTTCGGCCGGGCGTGCGGACCCGAGACCTCCCCACCCCTAACCCCTGGGGCCTACCCGTACCGGAGGCCATCACATGA
- a CDS encoding replication initiator, with the protein MRTPAYKTWRAGVESVKGCLHPVRLTGTWEVRHAGTGDLITSRQGRVWSACGTRRAAVCPSCADRYAADAWHLIHAGMTGGKGVPTTVARAPRLFATLTAPSFGPVHNRPGKRPCACGRWHPEGHPLLGSPLDPASYDYAGAVLWQAHSGQLWHRFAIALRRAVAAAGGLTVRESSRHLRISYAKVAEYQRRGLVHFHAVIRADGPTGPDTPPPTWLTADVLADAVRTAASSVRVDTERPNGTRLPLRWGTQVDIKDITATDLDLPDTADDDGDQVVADTRLAGYIAKYATKGTGATDTGDRRIRSQVHIDQLRVSDHHRAMIQTAWDLGGQEQYAELKLRHWAHMLGFRGHFLTKARRYSVTFKQLRAERQAHQLHAALTDAGLPDDTDVIVINDWQILGIGHLTPEQLELATAIGDRIRRTAQQAGKE; encoded by the coding sequence ATGCGTACCCCCGCCTACAAGACCTGGCGTGCCGGAGTCGAAAGCGTCAAAGGCTGCCTCCACCCCGTCCGGCTCACCGGCACCTGGGAAGTCCGGCACGCCGGCACCGGTGACTTGATCACCTCCCGACAAGGACGGGTGTGGTCAGCCTGCGGCACCCGCCGCGCCGCCGTCTGCCCCTCCTGCGCCGACCGATACGCCGCCGACGCCTGGCACCTCATCCACGCCGGCATGACCGGCGGCAAAGGCGTCCCCACCACTGTTGCCCGCGCACCGCGGCTGTTCGCCACCCTCACCGCCCCCTCCTTCGGCCCCGTCCACAACCGTCCCGGCAAACGGCCGTGTGCCTGCGGGCGCTGGCACCCCGAAGGACATCCGCTCCTGGGCAGCCCGCTCGACCCGGCCTCGTACGACTACGCCGGGGCGGTGCTGTGGCAGGCCCACAGCGGCCAACTCTGGCACCGGTTCGCTATTGCGCTACGCCGCGCCGTCGCTGCTGCTGGTGGACTTACCGTCCGCGAATCCAGTCGACACCTACGGATCTCCTACGCCAAAGTCGCCGAATACCAACGCCGTGGCCTCGTGCACTTCCACGCCGTGATTCGTGCGGACGGACCCACCGGCCCCGACACACCGCCCCCCACCTGGCTCACCGCCGATGTCCTCGCCGACGCCGTTCGCACTGCGGCTTCCTCCGTCCGGGTCGACACCGAACGACCCAACGGCACACGGCTACCCCTGCGGTGGGGCACCCAGGTCGACATCAAAGACATCACCGCCACCGACCTCGACCTCCCTGACACCGCAGATGACGACGGGGACCAGGTGGTCGCTGACACCCGCCTCGCCGGCTACATCGCCAAGTACGCCACCAAAGGCACCGGCGCTACCGACACCGGAGACCGGCGCATCCGCTCCCAGGTGCACATCGACCAACTTCGTGTCTCCGATCACCACCGGGCCATGATCCAAACCGCGTGGGACCTCGGTGGCCAGGAGCAATATGCCGAGCTGAAACTGCGGCACTGGGCACACATGCTCGGCTTCCGAGGCCACTTCCTCACCAAAGCCCGCCGCTACTCGGTCACCTTCAAACAGCTCCGCGCGGAGCGTCAGGCCCACCAGCTCCACGCCGCCCTCACCGACGCCGGCCTCCCCGACGACACCGACGTCATCGTCATCAACGACTGGCAGATCCTCGGCATCGGCCACCTCACCCCCGAACAACTCGAACTCGCCACCGCCATCGGCGACCGCATCCGACGTACCGCACAACAAGCCGGAAAGGAATAA
- a CDS encoding excisionase family DNA-binding protein, translated as MEDNDELLTVKEAASILRTKERFPRRLIAERRIRYIKLGGHHVRIPRSALVAFISAGTVEPVTVAWNSGQVA; from the coding sequence ATGGAGGATAATGACGAACTGTTGACTGTCAAGGAAGCCGCCTCAATTTTGCGTACCAAAGAGCGCTTTCCCCGGCGGCTCATAGCTGAGCGGCGGATTAGATACATAAAGCTCGGTGGACATCACGTCCGTATTCCTCGTAGTGCCCTGGTTGCGTTCATTTCGGCTGGGACCGTTGAGCCTGTCACGGTTGCTTGGAATTCTGGTCAGGTGGCCTGA
- a CDS encoding site-specific integrase: protein MGKRRQFGYVRKLPSGRFHASFVPPGGGARQNAPHTFKTKADANRWLTLVEADISRGTWMDDLSGAEAFGNYARAILRDSPKIGIRWRETCERNMRLHLVPLVDVPLRELTASRVREWHAAALRGKGGRTSISQSYRFLRMVMNTAVREGIVARNPCQVPGAGTIRVAERPVATPAQVVALVDAINPRYRTAVLIAAWCGLRRGEIAGLRVSDVDLAERTITVRKNRIELLHAPSSAHDGDPKTEAGKRTVSIPPHVIPVIRLHLDKYAGRERLFISRDGSPLRGNTLYQAFVRARKKVGMDNLMFHDLRHTGQTLAAQTGATLADLMKRLGHSSMAAARRYLHAVDGRDQEIAKALSELAAHGDVARLPKTITM from the coding sequence ATGGGTAAGCGTCGACAGTTCGGCTACGTTCGCAAACTGCCATCCGGCCGCTTCCATGCCTCGTTCGTGCCGCCTGGTGGTGGTGCTCGGCAGAACGCACCGCACACCTTCAAGACGAAGGCAGACGCCAATCGTTGGCTGACGCTGGTGGAGGCGGACATCTCGCGTGGCACCTGGATGGACGACCTGTCGGGGGCAGAAGCGTTCGGCAACTACGCACGCGCAATCCTGCGGGACAGTCCGAAGATCGGCATTCGGTGGCGGGAGACGTGCGAACGGAACATGAGGCTACACCTAGTGCCCCTGGTCGACGTGCCGCTTCGCGAGCTGACGGCGAGCCGAGTCCGGGAGTGGCATGCTGCTGCCCTCCGGGGCAAGGGTGGACGTACCTCTATCTCTCAGTCGTACCGTTTTCTGCGCATGGTTATGAACACGGCCGTACGTGAGGGCATTGTCGCCCGGAATCCCTGCCAAGTCCCTGGGGCCGGGACGATCCGCGTCGCTGAGCGTCCCGTGGCTACGCCCGCTCAGGTCGTCGCCCTGGTCGATGCGATCAACCCGCGTTACCGCACGGCGGTACTCATCGCGGCCTGGTGCGGCTTACGACGCGGTGAGATTGCTGGCCTTCGAGTGTCGGACGTTGACCTGGCCGAGCGCACAATCACCGTTCGGAAGAACCGGATCGAGCTGCTACACGCGCCTTCCTCGGCACACGACGGCGACCCGAAGACGGAAGCGGGTAAGCGGACGGTCAGCATCCCACCGCATGTCATACCGGTGATCAGGCTGCATCTCGACAAGTACGCCGGGCGGGAACGACTGTTTATCAGCCGGGACGGCTCGCCGCTGCGAGGTAACACCCTCTATCAGGCATTTGTGCGGGCTCGTAAAAAGGTCGGAATGGACAACTTGATGTTTCATGACCTCCGCCACACCGGGCAGACCCTGGCCGCACAGACCGGCGCCACGCTGGCGGACCTCATGAAACGTCTCGGGCACTCGTCCATGGCGGCGGCCCGCCGGTACCTTCACGCGGTCGACGGTCGCGACCAGGAGATCGCCAAGGCGCTGTCGGAGCTGGCGGCGCATGGAGACGTGGCACGTCTTCCCAAAACGATCACAATGTAA
- a CDS encoding type II toxin-antitoxin system HicA family toxin: MIEADGWTLVATRGSHRQYKHHSKPGRVTIPGKPSRDLPPGLESSILKQAGLMGGNK; this comes from the coding sequence ATGATCGAGGCTGACGGGTGGACGCTGGTCGCCACTCGCGGCAGTCACCGTCAGTACAAGCACCACAGCAAGCCGGGCCGGGTAACGATTCCCGGGAAGCCGAGCCGCGACTTGCCGCCCGGGTTGGAGTCCAGCATCCTGAAGCAAGCGGGCTTGATGGGAGGCAACAAGTGA
- a CDS encoding type II toxin-antitoxin system HicB family antitoxin gives MNAYVVIIERAEDGGYGAWSPDLPGCVALGETRREALAEMREAIAFHLEGLREAGEPVPAPKAVGVDLIAA, from the coding sequence GTGAACGCATACGTCGTGATCATCGAGCGCGCCGAGGATGGTGGCTATGGTGCTTGGTCACCCGACCTTCCTGGCTGTGTAGCGCTCGGGGAGACCCGTAGGGAGGCTCTGGCCGAGATGCGTGAGGCCATCGCATTTCATCTAGAGGGCCTGCGCGAGGCGGGCGAGCCGGTTCCGGCACCGAAAGCGGTCGGCGTTGACCTGATCGCCGCGTGA
- a CDS encoding helix-turn-helix domain-containing protein produces the protein MAEEIGQVLQSLREAAGISVRGLAERTHYSKSEISYVERGDRVAHPRLVAACDQVLGTAPLLTTLLELSGEDHAMRRRALLNTLTAATGVAGVTGATAVADLIRHGLLDAAGEPEDWPQVVVDMSRRLVVDPSPAFGAALLGQIMLCKQQIVDAGATPERLRGAALLGQLYGLWQGNQREIPAAHGWYRTAAMLADRSGDTASRVFVRARTASRGIFEGYTLREVDARAKEALAISLRPSLGTLEAHSALVHVQALAEDLSGGRRALAKMLEVAEGLPDTGPDSPAARSLSFAHYLESRLGTSTSADRVWEEAEPVLQPLPVWWREAQVYYGLSLVRRGDVSDGVSYALQAVRALPSPVHTVGVAVADLLRVVPAAHRSYDLDELRTYAAVGGGPWTVPSRV, from the coding sequence ATGGCCGAAGAGATCGGGCAGGTGCTGCAATCGCTTAGGGAGGCTGCGGGGATCAGCGTCCGAGGTCTCGCCGAACGCACCCACTACTCCAAATCAGAGATCAGCTACGTCGAGCGAGGTGACCGTGTCGCGCATCCCCGCCTTGTCGCAGCCTGTGACCAGGTGTTGGGTACCGCGCCACTGCTGACCACCCTGTTGGAGCTGTCAGGAGAGGACCACGCCATGCGACGTCGAGCGCTGCTCAACACCCTCACCGCGGCGACCGGAGTTGCCGGGGTCACCGGCGCCACTGCGGTTGCCGACCTGATCCGGCACGGACTGCTCGACGCCGCCGGTGAACCGGAGGACTGGCCGCAGGTCGTGGTAGACATGTCGCGGCGTCTGGTCGTGGACCCGTCGCCGGCGTTCGGTGCCGCCCTCCTCGGTCAGATAATGCTGTGCAAGCAGCAGATCGTGGATGCCGGCGCGACGCCGGAGCGGCTGCGCGGGGCTGCTCTGCTCGGCCAGTTGTACGGGCTGTGGCAGGGCAACCAGCGCGAGATCCCGGCCGCGCATGGCTGGTATCGGACGGCGGCGATGTTGGCCGACCGGTCCGGAGACACGGCCTCCCGAGTGTTCGTCCGTGCCAGAACGGCAAGCCGCGGGATCTTTGAGGGCTACACATTGCGCGAGGTAGACGCGCGAGCGAAGGAAGCTCTGGCCATTAGCCTCCGGCCATCGCTGGGCACTCTCGAAGCGCACTCCGCCCTGGTGCACGTACAGGCCCTCGCCGAGGATCTGTCCGGGGGACGACGTGCCCTCGCCAAGATGCTGGAGGTGGCCGAAGGGTTGCCCGATACCGGCCCGGACAGCCCGGCTGCCCGCTCCCTGAGCTTCGCTCACTACCTGGAGTCCCGACTGGGCACGTCGACATCCGCGGACCGGGTTTGGGAAGAGGCCGAGCCAGTGCTGCAACCTTTGCCGGTGTGGTGGAGGGAAGCCCAGGTGTACTACGGGTTGTCTCTCGTGCGCCGGGGGGACGTCAGCGACGGCGTCTCGTACGCACTCCAAGCCGTCCGGGCGCTGCCGTCGCCGGTGCACACGGTCGGGGTGGCCGTGGCCGACCTGCTGCGCGTGGTACCAGCCGCACATCGGTCGTACGACCTGGACGAGTTGCGTACATATGCCGCCGTCGGCGGCGGACCGTGGACGGTACCGTCACGGGTATGA
- a CDS encoding class I SAM-dependent methyltransferase, translating into MGDKQNLLDHYVHSYDEGSRLEATIRGRLEAARLRELLHRYLPSAPCRIADIGGGTGVHALWMMGQGHAVELIDPVAHHVDQARRAGVAAVVGDARNLPWDAQEFDVALLAGPLYHLTDSRERRVALAEAVRVTRPGGLVAVVALGRHANLLGAAIAGQLIERKPIVEDIQREGWSRRNDRWPAATYYHTVDGLRDELTGAGLQMVNVHGVGGPGGWLAVAVDRYKLDDGDGMFDAALLGARIGDDHCPDLIHASANLLAVGVVPEASAL; encoded by the coding sequence ATGGGCGATAAGCAAAACCTGCTCGATCACTACGTGCACAGCTATGACGAGGGAAGCCGTCTAGAGGCCACTATCCGAGGCCGGCTGGAGGCGGCCCGGTTGCGCGAGCTACTGCACCGCTACCTACCGTCGGCACCCTGTCGAATCGCCGACATCGGGGGCGGGACGGGCGTGCACGCGCTATGGATGATGGGCCAGGGTCACGCGGTAGAGCTGATCGACCCAGTGGCCCATCACGTCGACCAGGCCCGTAGAGCAGGGGTGGCGGCGGTTGTTGGGGATGCCCGCAACCTGCCCTGGGACGCGCAAGAGTTCGATGTCGCCCTTCTGGCGGGGCCCTTGTACCACCTGACAGATTCGCGCGAGCGGCGAGTGGCGCTGGCCGAAGCGGTGCGGGTGACCCGCCCCGGCGGCCTGGTGGCGGTGGTGGCACTGGGCCGACACGCCAACTTGCTTGGTGCGGCCATCGCCGGGCAACTCATCGAGCGTAAGCCTATCGTTGAGGACATCCAGCGAGAGGGATGGAGCCGCCGCAACGATCGATGGCCGGCAGCAACCTACTACCACACCGTTGACGGGCTACGCGATGAGCTGACCGGGGCAGGGTTGCAGATGGTCAACGTGCACGGGGTCGGTGGGCCGGGTGGGTGGCTCGCGGTTGCAGTTGACCGGTACAAACTGGACGACGGAGACGGCATGTTTGACGCCGCGCTACTAGGTGCCCGGATTGGCGACGACCATTGCCCCGATTTGATCCACGCTAGCGCTAACCTGCTTGCGGTCGGGGTGGTGCCGGAAGCGAGTGCACTGTGA
- a CDS encoding right-handed parallel beta-helix repeat-containing protein produces the protein MNRPHHELERPGARRTRSRWWTVGLAGLALATTVGVSVAPAADAVARAATDDRPPTSDHRDDNPSDKGKGKKKPKGVPVPCTADALIAAITQANARGGAVLDLATKCTYTLTTNIDGAGLPAIATPITLNGGTHTTITRAAAADQFRILTVNAGGNLTLNHLKITGGQTTENGGGVSVAAGGSAAISHSKILDNITSQGGGGIFNQGTAFVTDSSINRNIAGETGGGISSSGPLKVVKSHIDRNTANVGGGVAAAGATVREGSITGNKAALSAGGMLIDGGIGTVVGTHVTGNTAGDVVGGIAVTDGGQLTLRRVGLTDNTAGNVGGLFVSGPISNGTSFAVIEDSLIKNNNAGSNGGGISNQGVTTLRRATVAGNEAGDQGGGIYNTLGGTVRLFDTKVVKNVAVTDGGGIFNDGGTVELNIASGTVVVKNRPDNCSGDVPGCAG, from the coding sequence ATGAACCGTCCGCACCACGAACTCGAGCGGCCCGGCGCACGCCGCACCAGATCCCGATGGTGGACTGTCGGGCTGGCCGGCCTGGCTCTGGCCACCACCGTGGGGGTCTCCGTCGCCCCGGCCGCTGACGCTGTCGCGCGCGCCGCCACCGACGACCGGCCCCCTACTAGCGACCACCGCGACGACAACCCAAGCGACAAGGGCAAGGGGAAGAAGAAACCAAAGGGCGTCCCCGTCCCGTGTACGGCGGACGCCCTGATCGCCGCGATCACCCAGGCCAACGCCCGCGGCGGAGCCGTGCTCGACCTCGCCACAAAGTGCACCTACACCCTCACCACGAACATCGACGGCGCCGGCCTGCCCGCGATCGCCACCCCCATCACCCTCAACGGCGGCACACACACCACCATCACCCGCGCCGCCGCCGCCGACCAATTCAGAATCCTCACCGTCAACGCCGGCGGCAACCTCACCCTCAATCACCTGAAGATCACCGGCGGACAAACCACCGAAAACGGCGGAGGTGTCAGCGTCGCCGCCGGCGGCTCCGCCGCCATCAGCCACAGCAAGATCCTGGACAACATCACCAGCCAGGGCGGCGGCGGCATCTTCAACCAGGGAACCGCCTTCGTCACAGACTCCAGCATCAACCGGAACATCGCTGGTGAAACAGGGGGCGGCATTTCCAGCAGCGGCCCACTGAAAGTCGTCAAGTCCCATATAGATCGGAACACCGCAAACGTGGGCGGCGGTGTCGCTGCCGCCGGCGCTACCGTCAGGGAGGGAAGCATAACCGGAAACAAGGCAGCCCTCAGCGCCGGTGGCATGCTTATCGATGGCGGCATCGGCACAGTGGTTGGCACCCACGTCACCGGGAACACCGCCGGCGACGTCGTTGGCGGCATCGCGGTCACGGACGGCGGACAGCTGACATTGCGGCGCGTCGGCCTCACCGACAACACCGCCGGCAACGTCGGAGGCTTGTTCGTCTCCGGACCCATCAGTAACGGCACTTCCTTTGCTGTCATCGAGGACAGCCTTATCAAGAACAACAATGCCGGTTCCAACGGCGGCGGTATCTCCAATCAGGGGGTCACTACCTTACGGCGCGCCACAGTCGCCGGCAACGAGGCAGGAGACCAAGGCGGCGGCATCTACAACACCCTCGGCGGCACCGTACGCCTGTTCGATACAAAGGTGGTCAAGAATGTTGCCGTCACTGATGGTGGTGGCATCTTCAACGACGGCGGCACGGTCGAGCTGAACATCGCCAGTGGCACCGTTGTGGTCAAGAACCGGCCGGACAACTGCTCCGGCGACGTTCCCGGCTGCGCTGGATAG
- a CDS encoding helix-turn-helix domain-containing protein: MDDLGAQLRQTRTEAGVTLASMAARTSYSVSHLSNVEAGRRAATPDIVLAYARLLGEGEMRRRQMFGLAAGVVAPVVTGELIRAGFSAALRGRTAEEDWRERVDQYGRDYMAVGAVALQSRLTNDLVVLQQHLDTPVMWSHAARALVTYGKTTPNPAEAIRWYDLARVAADRSDDLAVRVWVRGRAAIALAYEGAALTTARRYAEQGVALSDRPSLGRVQALMAQAHVAAGRGDQASAVALDTDSRRVFDLVASPDGEVSDTAVPPWRMETFRSMLYARLGMPGPGTEAQEEADRTRPADLPRFATHIELHRGLTMVKSGDRAGGVAYAQRAMDALPVERRSQSLTLMLREVEQAAARQRA; this comes from the coding sequence GTGGATGATCTCGGTGCGCAACTCCGGCAGACTCGTACCGAGGCCGGCGTCACACTGGCCTCAATGGCCGCGCGTACGTCGTACTCGGTGTCACACCTGAGCAATGTTGAGGCGGGACGAAGAGCAGCGACCCCCGACATTGTGCTCGCCTACGCGCGGCTACTCGGGGAGGGTGAGATGAGGCGTCGACAGATGTTCGGACTGGCGGCCGGCGTCGTCGCTCCGGTGGTGACCGGTGAGCTGATCCGGGCTGGCTTCAGTGCCGCGCTACGCGGCCGGACGGCCGAGGAGGACTGGCGGGAGCGGGTCGACCAGTACGGTCGGGACTACATGGCCGTGGGTGCGGTTGCGCTTCAGTCTCGCTTGACAAATGATCTCGTGGTCCTGCAGCAGCATCTGGACACGCCGGTCATGTGGTCGCATGCCGCTCGGGCTTTGGTCACCTACGGCAAGACCACCCCGAATCCCGCTGAGGCCATCCGCTGGTACGACCTGGCCAGGGTGGCGGCCGACCGGTCTGACGATCTGGCCGTGCGGGTGTGGGTCCGGGGCCGAGCGGCAATCGCATTGGCCTACGAAGGGGCGGCGCTGACCACGGCACGGCGGTATGCCGAACAGGGTGTCGCGCTGTCGGACCGGCCCTCACTCGGCCGTGTCCAGGCCCTGATGGCGCAGGCGCACGTCGCGGCGGGACGTGGGGATCAGGCCAGTGCTGTCGCGCTCGACACCGACTCACGGCGAGTATTCGACCTCGTTGCCTCGCCCGATGGTGAGGTGTCCGATACCGCCGTTCCACCGTGGCGGATGGAGACCTTTCGCAGCATGTTGTATGCGCGTCTCGGGATGCCCGGTCCGGGCACTGAAGCTCAGGAAGAGGCCGACCGCACGCGACCTGCGGATCTACCCCGTTTCGCAACCCATATCGAGCTGCATCGGGGACTCACGATGGTCAAATCCGGGGACAGGGCTGGCGGAGTCGCCTACGCCCAGCGGGCAATGGACGCCCTACCGGTCGAACGCCGATCGCAGAGCCTGACACTCATGCTGCGTGAAGTAGAGCAGGCCGCAGCGCGACAAAGGGCTTAA
- a CDS encoding ArsI/CadI family heavy metal resistance metalloenzyme, producing MSRVQLALRVSDLESSITFYSKLFNTEPAKRRPGYANFAVQNPPLKLVLLEGESDQPTVMDHLGVEVPSTDEVNAATKRLTDSGLTTSEETDTECCYALQDKVWVHGPGNEPWEVYTVKADSDQFQKATASACCTPAAEKATAGSSAQASCC from the coding sequence ATGTCCCGCGTCCAGCTCGCCCTACGCGTGTCCGACCTCGAAAGCTCCATCACCTTCTACTCGAAGCTGTTCAACACCGAGCCGGCCAAGCGCCGCCCCGGCTACGCCAACTTCGCCGTGCAGAACCCGCCACTGAAGCTCGTCCTTCTGGAAGGCGAGTCCGACCAGCCCACCGTGATGGACCACCTGGGGGTCGAGGTGCCCAGCACCGACGAGGTCAACGCCGCGACCAAGCGACTCACCGACTCCGGACTGACCACTTCGGAGGAGACCGACACGGAGTGCTGCTACGCACTCCAGGACAAGGTCTGGGTACACGGCCCGGGTAACGAGCCGTGGGAGGTCTACACCGTCAAGGCCGACTCCGACCAGTTCCAGAAGGCCACGGCGAGCGCCTGCTGCACCCCGGCCGCGGAGAAGGCAACTGCTGGCAGCAGTGCCCAAGCGAGCTGCTGCTGA
- a CDS encoding HAD family hydrolase, protein MLQPPRALLVDFGGVLVGAPHPLPVAPDLVARLSELVSDVVSAEQIAADVSAGTQAFERWRDDVERTGGPAESPAAQGWAEFIARTWPQAARDAVNREAIALAYAWTCRAEWEVRAGVPEALRFAAEVGLPMAVVSNTLCGAANRDFLVAVGLSDLFAAELYSDEAGSRKPDPRLALLAAESVGVPIGDCWFVGDSVHRDIGCARRAGAGAAILMRSPRTDQEPSEPDLRPDARIEDGFGLLALLRQSTASPAGNDL, encoded by the coding sequence ATGCTCCAGCCACCGCGAGCGCTCCTGGTGGACTTCGGCGGTGTCCTGGTGGGCGCTCCGCATCCGCTCCCGGTGGCTCCTGACCTGGTCGCCCGCCTGTCGGAACTGGTCAGTGACGTGGTGTCGGCCGAGCAGATCGCCGCCGACGTCAGTGCGGGCACCCAGGCGTTTGAGCGGTGGCGCGATGACGTCGAGCGCACCGGTGGGCCGGCCGAGTCGCCGGCCGCCCAGGGGTGGGCCGAGTTCATCGCGCGGACGTGGCCGCAAGCGGCCCGGGACGCCGTCAACCGCGAGGCGATCGCGCTGGCGTACGCCTGGACGTGCCGCGCCGAGTGGGAGGTCCGTGCAGGGGTTCCGGAGGCGTTGCGGTTCGCCGCCGAGGTGGGCCTGCCGATGGCGGTGGTGAGTAACACCCTGTGCGGTGCGGCGAATCGGGACTTCCTCGTCGCCGTCGGCCTGTCCGACCTGTTCGCCGCCGAGTTGTACAGCGACGAAGCCGGCTCCCGAAAGCCGGATCCGCGCCTCGCGCTCCTGGCCGCCGAATCCGTGGGAGTCCCGATCGGGGACTGCTGGTTCGTCGGTGACAGCGTGCACCGCGACATCGGCTGCGCCCGCCGTGCTGGCGCCGGTGCCGCGATCCTCATGCGTTCACCCCGTACCGACCAGGAGCCCTCCGAGCCTGACCTGCGACCGGACGCCCGGATCGAGGACGGCTTCGGGCTGCTCGCCCTGCTGCGGCAGAGCACGGCATCACCAGCCGGAAATGATCTCTAA
- a CDS encoding RNHCP domain-containing protein — MSNTKKTLSSTPHNILKLGTFSCVRCGLTVSAAASDGTRRNHCPSCLHSQHVVDHVEGGSSDCQGRMSPIAIAVLRTGDWMVVHRCVRCDELTSNPICADDNQLILMRMAVRPLAQPPFPLETFGDL, encoded by the coding sequence GTGTCCAACACCAAGAAGACTCTCTCGAGCACACCGCACAACATCCTGAAGCTCGGCACGTTCAGCTGCGTACGGTGTGGCCTCACCGTGTCCGCCGCCGCCAGCGACGGCACTCGGCGGAACCACTGCCCGTCCTGTCTGCACTCCCAGCACGTTGTCGACCATGTCGAGGGCGGCTCCAGTGACTGTCAGGGCCGCATGTCGCCGATCGCCATCGCCGTGCTGCGTACCGGCGACTGGATGGTCGTGCACCGGTGCGTGCGCTGCGACGAGCTGACCTCCAACCCCATCTGCGCCGACGACAACCAGCTCATCCTGATGCGCATGGCCGTGCGACCACTGGCGCAACCTCCGTTCCCGCTCGAAACCTTCGGCGACCTCTGA
- a CDS encoding RNHCP domain-containing protein, whose protein sequence is MPRRSGNPGRRTHGGRRPQRHKGALHGQGGHRANDFRCVGCRLDVSLDAPGTMHRNHCPNCLVSVHVDRRIPGDRAADCHGRMEALSMSVRSDGEWMIIHQCLSCGELSANRIAGDDNALTLVRLAVKPLRDAGIARRLLFVP, encoded by the coding sequence ATGCCGAGACGAAGCGGGAATCCCGGCCGCCGGACGCACGGCGGCCGGCGGCCACAGCGGCACAAGGGCGCTCTGCACGGCCAGGGAGGGCACCGGGCGAACGACTTCCGGTGCGTGGGCTGCCGACTCGACGTGTCCCTGGACGCGCCGGGCACCATGCACCGCAATCACTGCCCGAACTGTCTGGTCAGCGTGCACGTGGACCGACGGATCCCGGGCGACCGAGCCGCGGACTGCCACGGCCGGATGGAAGCACTGAGCATGTCGGTGCGGTCGGACGGGGAATGGATGATCATTCATCAGTGTCTGTCCTGTGGCGAGCTGAGTGCCAATCGAATTGCCGGCGACGACAACGCGCTGACGCTCGTCCGTCTGGCGGTCAAGCCGCTGCGGGACGCCGGTATCGCCCGGCGCCTGCTGTTCGTACCGTGA